One Orrella dioscoreae genomic window carries:
- a CDS encoding heavy metal response regulator transcription factor gives MRVLIIEDEEKTSSYLLRGLTELGYTADTASNGTDGLHYAMEFDYDAIVLDLMLPGMDGYAVLENLRRHKNTPVIMLSARGAVDDRVKGLRKGADDYLPKPFSFTELVARLQVQTRRRNENLEATVLQVDDLVIDLLARKATRGGQRLDLTAKEFSLLCLLARHQGEILSKLMIAEQVWDMNFDSDVNVVEVAIKRLRTKVDAPYPAKLLHTVRGMGYVLEARDDAPQAEVA, from the coding sequence TTGCGCGTACTCATCATCGAGGACGAGGAAAAGACCTCCTCCTACCTGCTTCGCGGCCTGACCGAGCTGGGCTACACCGCGGACACCGCCAGCAACGGCACCGACGGCCTGCACTACGCCATGGAATTCGACTACGACGCCATCGTGCTGGACCTGATGTTGCCCGGCATGGACGGCTATGCGGTGCTGGAGAACCTGCGGCGCCACAAGAACACGCCCGTCATCATGCTGTCGGCGCGCGGGGCGGTGGATGATCGCGTGAAGGGCCTGCGCAAGGGCGCGGACGACTACCTGCCCAAGCCCTTCTCCTTCACCGAACTGGTTGCCCGCCTGCAGGTGCAGACGCGTCGGCGCAACGAGAACCTGGAAGCCACCGTGCTGCAGGTGGACGACCTGGTCATCGACCTGCTGGCGCGCAAGGCCACCCGCGGCGGACAGCGGCTGGACCTGACGGCCAAGGAGTTCTCGCTGCTGTGCCTGCTGGCTCGCCACCAGGGCGAGATCCTCTCGAAACTCATGATCGCCGAGCAGGTCTGGGACATGAATTTCGACAGCGACGTCAACGTGGTCGAGGTGGCCATCAAGCGCCTGCGCACCAAGGTCGACGCGCCCTACCCCGCCAAGCTGCTGCACACGGTGCGTGGCATGGGCTATGTGCTGGAAGCGCGCGACGACGCGCCGCAAGCCGAGGTCGCATGA
- a CDS encoding DUF4148 domain-containing protein — MKTTQALKSLVPALALTFAAGLGTAHAQELVPAPQASSTQSRDQVRADLLAWHESGLADAWRGEQTPDIEAPAYRAEHQRYLALTGKPSVQTAATQPSREGRGG, encoded by the coding sequence ATGAAGACGACCCAAGCCCTGAAGTCCCTGGTTCCCGCCCTGGCCCTGACGTTCGCAGCCGGGCTCGGCACCGCCCATGCGCAAGAACTGGTTCCCGCGCCGCAAGCCAGCAGCACCCAGTCCCGTGACCAGGTCCGCGCCGACCTGCTGGCCTGGCACGAATCGGGTCTGGCCGATGCGTGGCGTGGCGAGCAGACGCCCGACATCGAAGCGCCGGCCTATCGTGCCGAGCACCAGCGCTACCTGGCGCTGACGGGCAAGCCGTCCGTGCAGACTGCCGCCACGCAGCCCTCGCGCGAAGGCCGCGGCGGCTGA
- a CDS encoding MmgE/PrpD family protein — protein MSVLHTLAQWAATRRADWSPTVLARAEHAFADTVACMVAGSADPVTRKTAEGLATWSGGQATLFGGTRRVDAPWAAMVNGTGAHVLEIDDNFYPALTHASAILVPALIALGEELDASGADLLDAYIVGIELHAALGRGVNRSHYFAGWHPTATVGCIGTAGACARLMKLDTGRTVAAMSLAVSMASGNKAQFGTEAKSFQCGMGAANAIIAARLGAAGLTGNPEVLEDPQGFLALYGGPAPRGWDAPLRKLDKPLALEEFGVAPKRHACCGSAHNSLDCILDLRREHGFGAGDVASVCVLVGASNKKNLRYDDPQDEFQARFSLHYNVALALLYGKVTLADFTPEAVWRPEVRELFALTTMQARAFEDEPKDPDQRPPHLVEITLKDGRVLKAQRVYARGLIQDPFDDAERADKITECCAPQLAPQDFQALLAILTNVRGLDSVRTLTALCAGKQEAA, from the coding sequence ATGTCCGTCCTGCATACCCTGGCCCAGTGGGCCGCCACGCGCCGCGCCGACTGGTCGCCCACCGTCCTTGCCCGCGCCGAGCATGCCTTCGCCGATACCGTGGCCTGCATGGTGGCCGGCAGTGCCGATCCCGTCACCCGCAAGACCGCCGAGGGGCTTGCCACCTGGAGCGGCGGCCAGGCCACGCTGTTCGGCGGCACGCGCCGGGTGGATGCGCCCTGGGCCGCGATGGTCAACGGCACCGGCGCGCACGTGCTGGAGATCGACGACAACTTCTATCCCGCGCTGACGCACGCCTCGGCCATCCTGGTGCCCGCGCTCATCGCGCTGGGCGAGGAGCTGGACGCCAGCGGCGCCGATCTGCTGGATGCATACATCGTCGGCATCGAATTGCACGCCGCGCTGGGCCGCGGCGTGAATCGCTCGCACTATTTCGCCGGCTGGCATCCGACCGCGACGGTGGGATGCATCGGCACGGCAGGCGCCTGCGCGCGCCTCATGAAGCTGGACACCGGCAGGACGGTGGCCGCGATGAGCCTGGCGGTCAGCATGGCGTCGGGCAACAAGGCCCAGTTCGGCACGGAGGCGAAGTCCTTCCAGTGCGGCATGGGCGCGGCCAACGCCATCATCGCCGCGCGGCTGGGGGCGGCGGGCCTGACGGGCAACCCTGAAGTGCTGGAAGACCCGCAAGGCTTTCTCGCGCTGTATGGCGGCCCTGCGCCGCGCGGCTGGGACGCGCCGCTGCGGAAGCTGGACAAGCCGCTGGCGCTGGAGGAATTCGGCGTGGCGCCCAAGCGCCATGCCTGTTGCGGTTCGGCGCACAACAGCCTGGACTGCATCCTGGACCTGCGCCGCGAGCACGGGTTCGGCGCCGGCGACGTGGCATCGGTCTGCGTGTTGGTGGGGGCAAGCAACAAGAAGAACCTGCGCTACGACGATCCGCAGGACGAGTTCCAGGCGCGCTTCTCCTTGCACTACAACGTGGCGCTGGCCTTGCTGTACGGCAAGGTGACGCTGGCCGACTTCACGCCCGAGGCGGTATGGCGGCCCGAGGTGCGCGAACTGTTCGCGCTGACGACCATGCAGGCCCGCGCCTTCGAGGACGAGCCGAAGGATCCCGACCAGCGTCCGCCGCACCTGGTGGAAATCACCCTGAAGGACGGGCGCGTGCTGAAGGCCCAGCGCGTGTATGCGCGCGGCCTCATCCAGGATCCCTTCGACGACGCCGAGCGCGCCGACAAGATCACCGAGTGCTGCGCGCCGCAACTGGCGCCGCAGGATTTCCAGGCGCTGCTGGCCATCCTGACGAACGTGCGCGGGCTGGATTCCGTGCGCACGCTGACGGCGTTGTGCGCCGGCAAACAGGAGGCAGCATGA
- a CDS encoding M20 family metallopeptidase yields the protein MTMQQALAQVRREFDEGVFAQTLARRVAVRSVSGPNADEAVLQSYYTDILEPELAQLGFTCRRIENPAPGGSPFLLAERIESPDALTVLTYGHGDVVPGYDDQWDAGLGPWEMVLRDDAWYGRGVADNKGQHGVNLSALRAVLNARGGKLGYNVKALFELGEERSSPGLRAVCAEQREALSADLFLASDGPRVSAAQPTLFLGSRGGVVFELSCRLREGALHSGNWGGIMKNPAVILANAIGTLVDGRGRVQVKGLLPEGIPASVREALGALQVDSERLGRKIDMDWGEPGLSPAERLLGWNTIEVLTLAAGNPAKPVNAIPPEASAYLQLRFVVGTDWQNVETLVRQHLDAAGYPEVMVRVVRGSPATRLDPAHPWVRWAKDAIAAVTGEAPAVNPNLGGTVPNDAFSDILGLPTVWVPHSYPGCKQHAANEHLPRSIVRQGLDMMVSVFWHLGEPEAQAVAKAARR from the coding sequence ATGACGATGCAACAGGCGCTGGCGCAGGTCCGGCGGGAGTTCGACGAAGGCGTGTTCGCGCAGACGCTGGCGCGCCGCGTGGCGGTGCGTTCGGTCAGCGGCCCCAATGCCGACGAGGCCGTGCTGCAGTCCTACTACACGGACATCCTGGAGCCGGAGCTGGCCCAGCTGGGATTCACCTGCCGCCGCATCGAGAATCCGGCGCCGGGCGGTTCGCCTTTCCTGCTGGCCGAGCGCATCGAATCGCCGGACGCGCTGACGGTGCTGACCTACGGCCACGGCGATGTCGTGCCGGGCTACGACGACCAGTGGGATGCCGGACTGGGCCCCTGGGAGATGGTGCTGCGTGATGACGCCTGGTACGGACGTGGCGTGGCCGACAACAAGGGCCAGCATGGCGTGAATCTCTCTGCCTTGCGCGCCGTGCTGAACGCGCGGGGCGGCAAGCTGGGCTACAACGTCAAGGCCCTGTTCGAGCTGGGCGAGGAGCGCAGCTCCCCGGGCCTGCGCGCCGTGTGCGCCGAGCAGCGCGAGGCCCTGTCGGCCGACCTGTTCCTGGCCTCGGACGGCCCGCGCGTCAGTGCCGCCCAACCCACGCTGTTCCTGGGCTCGCGCGGTGGTGTCGTGTTCGAGCTCAGCTGCAGGCTGCGCGAAGGTGCGCTGCACTCGGGCAACTGGGGCGGCATCATGAAGAATCCCGCCGTGATCCTGGCCAACGCCATCGGCACGCTGGTCGATGGCCGGGGCCGCGTGCAGGTGAAGGGGCTGTTGCCCGAAGGCATTCCGGCTTCCGTGCGCGAGGCGCTGGGCGCCTTGCAGGTGGACAGCGAACGCCTGGGCCGCAAGATCGACATGGACTGGGGCGAGCCGGGCCTGAGCCCCGCCGAGCGCCTGCTGGGCTGGAACACCATCGAGGTGCTGACCCTGGCTGCCGGCAATCCGGCCAAGCCCGTCAACGCCATACCGCCCGAGGCCAGCGCCTATCTGCAATTGCGTTTCGTGGTGGGCACGGACTGGCAGAACGTGGAGACGCTGGTACGCCAGCACCTGGATGCCGCGGGCTACCCCGAGGTGATGGTGCGCGTGGTGCGCGGTTCGCCGGCCACGCGGCTGGATCCGGCGCATCCGTGGGTGCGCTGGGCCAAGGATGCCATCGCGGCGGTGACGGGCGAGGCGCCCGCCGTGAATCCCAACCTGGGCGGCACGGTGCCCAATGACGCGTTCTCGGACATCCTGGGCCTGCCGACGGTGTGGGTGCCGCACTCGTATCCCGGCTGCAAGCAGCATGCCGCCAACGAGCACCTGCCGCGATCCATCGTGCGCCAGGGGCTGGACATGATGGTGTCGGTGTTCTGGCACCTGGGCGAACCCGAGGCGCAGGCCGTGGCGAAGGCGGCGCGCCGCTGA
- a CDS encoding globin domain-containing protein yields the protein MLSESSRPYIDASVPVLREHGLAITQTFYRSMFEAHPELKNLFNMGNQASGAQQQSLASAVFAYAANHRNAGALTPVLSRIAHKHAAVGLTSAHYPIVGKHLLGAIRTVLGDAATPELMAAWDEAYWLLAGELIAAEARLYDRAGKPAAHRHAMMITERVAQTADIVSLRLVLPDDQAAPAFLPGQYISVVVELSPGVFQQRQYSLSDAPNGRDLRISVQRDSGTAGTPAGVVSNWLHANAKVGDILRVSQPYGDFAPALDGERPIVLLSGGVGVTPMVSVLNALVAARTPRRVVFAHAARERGHVAHAQDIALAADGLPGLDVHLFLESGETALLAGFPPQAGRMDVGALVSADPELREAEFHLCGPLPFMQAQRAALLAQGVPAERIHREVFGPDLLDHLL from the coding sequence ATGCTTTCGGAATCGTCCCGGCCCTACATTGACGCCAGCGTCCCGGTGTTGCGCGAACATGGCCTGGCCATCACCCAGACGTTCTACCGGAGCATGTTCGAGGCCCACCCGGAATTGAAAAATCTCTTCAACATGGGCAACCAGGCCAGCGGCGCGCAGCAGCAATCGCTGGCGTCCGCGGTGTTCGCCTATGCAGCCAACCACCGGAATGCAGGCGCGCTCACGCCTGTCCTGAGCCGCATCGCCCACAAGCATGCCGCGGTAGGGCTGACCTCGGCGCATTACCCCATCGTGGGCAAACACCTGCTGGGCGCCATCCGGACGGTGCTGGGCGATGCCGCCACGCCTGAATTGATGGCGGCGTGGGACGAGGCCTACTGGCTGCTGGCTGGCGAGTTGATCGCCGCCGAGGCGCGCCTGTATGACCGCGCGGGCAAGCCGGCGGCGCACCGCCACGCCATGATGATCACCGAGCGCGTGGCGCAGACCGCGGACATCGTCAGCCTGCGGCTGGTGCTGCCCGATGACCAGGCCGCGCCGGCCTTCCTGCCGGGACAATACATTTCCGTCGTGGTGGAACTGAGTCCGGGTGTCTTCCAGCAACGCCAATACAGTCTGTCCGACGCGCCCAACGGACGCGACCTGCGCATCTCCGTGCAGCGCGACAGCGGCACGGCCGGCACGCCCGCCGGCGTGGTGTCGAACTGGCTGCATGCGAATGCCAAGGTGGGCGACATCCTGCGCGTCAGCCAGCCCTATGGCGATTTCGCGCCTGCCCTGGACGGCGAGCGCCCGATCGTCCTGTTGTCAGGCGGCGTGGGCGTGACGCCGATGGTGTCGGTGCTGAACGCGCTGGTGGCGGCCCGTACGCCACGTCGGGTGGTGTTCGCCCATGCCGCGCGCGAGCGTGGTCACGTCGCGCATGCCCAGGATATTGCCTTGGCGGCGGATGGGTTGCCAGGCCTGGACGTGCACCTCTTCCTGGAGTCGGGCGAGACGGCGCTGCTGGCGGGCTTCCCCCCGCAAGCCGGCCGCATGGATGTGGGCGCGCTGGTGTCGGCGGATCCGGAATTGCGCGAGGCCGAGTTCCACCTCTGTGGCCCCTTGCCGTTCATGCAGGCGCAGCGCGCGGCGCTGCTGGCACAGGGGGTACCCGCCGAGCGTATTCATCGGGAGGTCTTCGGGCCGGACCTGCTGGATCACCTGCTGTAA
- a CDS encoding LysR substrate-binding domain-containing protein yields the protein MPMTTLPSTTALRCLDASARLLSFTRAARELHLTQSAVSHHILQLEQLLGVPLFVRRHGGLDLTAAGQSYWKDIAQVLRHLERATESISATGGRGGMLNLSVSSTLANHWLMPRLHEFVTAHPDITLNLSTRVGPIDFTTSNEDASIEFSPGPQPGLEARLVMPLVLRPYLSQHALRDFDPALARRRKPALSKAQLAALFTTHRLISRTTVPEAWESWLAAAGLAGAVPEEHFHKGPRYALMSMAYNGVIGSLGIALLPRYITHGAVATGQLVCLSDTGWTAPRAYYLRWPSNRAEPQVLRTFSEWVTGLRQDSDT from the coding sequence ATGCCCATGACCACCCTGCCCTCGACCACGGCCCTGCGTTGCCTGGACGCCAGCGCCCGGCTGCTCAGCTTCACGCGCGCCGCGCGCGAGCTGCACCTGACGCAAAGCGCCGTCAGCCACCACATCCTGCAGCTGGAACAATTGCTGGGGGTGCCGCTGTTCGTCCGCCGCCACGGCGGCCTGGACCTGACCGCGGCAGGCCAGTCCTACTGGAAGGACATCGCCCAGGTGCTGCGCCACCTGGAGCGCGCCACGGAAAGCATTTCCGCCACGGGCGGGCGCGGCGGCATGCTCAATCTGTCGGTGTCCTCCACGCTGGCCAATCACTGGCTGATGCCAAGGCTGCATGAGTTCGTGACCGCCCATCCGGACATCACGCTGAACCTGTCGACGCGGGTGGGCCCCATCGACTTCACCACCAGCAACGAGGACGCCTCCATCGAGTTCAGCCCCGGCCCGCAACCGGGCCTGGAGGCCAGGCTGGTCATGCCGCTGGTGCTGCGCCCCTATCTCTCGCAGCATGCGCTGCGCGACTTCGACCCGGCACTGGCCAGGCGCCGCAAACCCGCACTGAGCAAGGCGCAGCTGGCCGCGCTCTTCACCACGCACCGGCTCATCAGCCGCACCACGGTGCCCGAGGCCTGGGAAAGCTGGCTGGCCGCCGCCGGGCTGGCAGGCGCCGTGCCGGAAGAACATTTCCACAAGGGCCCGCGCTATGCGCTGATGTCCATGGCGTACAACGGCGTCATCGGCTCACTGGGCATTGCGCTGCTGCCGCGCTACATCACGCACGGCGCCGTCGCCACCGGGCAACTGGTGTGCCTGAGCGACACGGGCTGGACCGCTCCGCGCGCCTATTACCTGCGCTGGCCGTCGAACCGCGCGGAGCCGCAGGTGCTGCGCACGTTTTCCGAATGGGTCACCGGCCTGCGCCAGGACAGCGATACCTGA
- a CDS encoding Rrf2 family transcriptional regulator, which yields MKLTDYTDYSLRVLIYVAVHPDELVTIQHIADAFDIPKNHLVKVVQHLGQVGYLQTIRGRSGGIRLGRPAADINIGEVIRGTEPDFGMVECFQADNRCVITRACGLKGVLHEALQAYFAVLDGYTLADIVQKPASLHRMLEQPMRIAKSGGGPGAPAR from the coding sequence ATGAAGCTCACCGACTACACGGACTACAGCCTGCGCGTCCTGATCTACGTGGCCGTGCACCCGGACGAGCTGGTCACCATCCAGCACATCGCCGACGCCTTCGACATCCCCAAGAACCACCTGGTCAAGGTCGTGCAGCACCTGGGCCAGGTCGGTTATCTGCAGACGATCCGCGGCCGCTCGGGCGGCATCCGGCTGGGCCGCCCCGCCGCCGACATCAACATTGGCGAAGTCATCCGCGGCACCGAGCCCGACTTCGGCATGGTGGAATGCTTCCAGGCCGACAACCGCTGCGTCATCACGCGCGCCTGTGGCTTGAAAGGTGTGCTGCATGAAGCCCTGCAGGCGTATTTCGCGGTGCTGGACGGATATACGTTGGCGGATATCGTGCAGAAGCCCGCCTCACTGCATCGGATGCTCGAACAGCCGATGCGGATAGCTAAATCGGGCGGTGGCCCGGGCGCGCCTGCTCGATAA
- a CDS encoding heavy metal sensor histidine kinase gives MIRKLSLAWRLAIMFAVTAAAVFSCVAVFLYCVMTDSVRGQIRGELMFQHVLLDPMLRERHTEEEWQVVRQKLSGMTQDGGRMRYWIMSDDPRYRYGNALATKTGQPLTDEEIAFVKDEAQRVWCVMSRTIAALGDRPAVRFVVAQDSTSYLATKESFTRILRTTSALGILLVAALGYWIAKLGLWPVRQLSREANALPPGDPRQRLRLEKLAPEIHQLGVSFNNALARRESAWLQLEGFNADVAHELRTPLTNLIGQTQVALSQRRDVDELQDILMSNLEELERMSNIVNDMLFLSCAENGVRAAELSQVSLRHEAQKTADYLEDAFLLRDMRVTLDGDASACVDRRLFHRALANLLSNSARYARRGTQVTVTIAVVGARVQVRVADQGEPIPPAQRARLFERFYRGDAARAQSGAHHGLGLSIVRAIAVMHGGEAFADSQDGINTFGFSMMRRPET, from the coding sequence ATGATCCGCAAGCTGTCCCTGGCATGGCGGCTGGCCATCATGTTCGCGGTGACCGCCGCGGCCGTGTTCTCGTGCGTCGCCGTGTTCCTGTACTGCGTCATGACGGACTCCGTGCGCGGCCAGATCCGCGGCGAGCTGATGTTCCAGCACGTCCTGCTCGACCCCATGCTGCGCGAGCGCCACACCGAAGAGGAATGGCAGGTCGTGCGCCAGAAGCTGTCCGGCATGACGCAGGACGGCGGCCGCATGCGTTACTGGATCATGTCCGATGATCCCCGCTACCGCTACGGCAACGCGCTGGCCACCAAGACGGGGCAGCCCCTGACCGACGAGGAGATCGCCTTCGTCAAGGACGAGGCGCAGCGGGTCTGGTGCGTCATGTCGCGCACCATCGCCGCCCTGGGCGACCGTCCCGCCGTGCGTTTCGTCGTGGCGCAGGACTCCACGTCCTACCTCGCCACCAAGGAAAGCTTCACGCGCATCCTGCGCACGACGTCCGCGCTGGGCATCCTGCTGGTGGCGGCGCTGGGCTACTGGATCGCCAAGCTGGGGCTCTGGCCGGTGCGCCAGCTGAGCCGCGAGGCCAACGCCCTGCCGCCGGGCGATCCGCGCCAGCGCCTGCGCCTGGAGAAGCTGGCGCCCGAGATCCACCAGTTGGGCGTGTCCTTCAACAACGCGCTGGCCCGGCGTGAATCCGCGTGGCTGCAACTGGAAGGCTTCAACGCCGACGTCGCGCACGAACTGCGCACGCCGCTGACCAACCTGATCGGCCAGACCCAGGTGGCCCTGTCCCAGCGCCGCGACGTGGACGAGCTCCAGGACATCCTGATGTCCAACCTGGAAGAACTGGAGCGCATGAGCAACATCGTCAACGACATGCTGTTCCTGTCCTGCGCCGAGAACGGCGTGCGCGCGGCGGAGCTGAGCCAGGTGTCGCTGCGGCACGAGGCGCAGAAGACGGCCGACTACCTGGAAGACGCCTTCCTGCTGCGCGACATGCGCGTGACCCTGGACGGCGACGCGTCGGCCTGCGTGGACCGGCGGCTGTTCCACCGCGCGCTGGCCAACCTGCTGTCGAACAGCGCCCGCTACGCCCGGCGCGGCACGCAGGTTACCGTCACCATCGCGGTCGTGGGCGCGCGCGTGCAGGTGCGCGTGGCGGATCAGGGCGAGCCCATTCCACCCGCGCAACGCGCGCGCCTGTTCGAGCGTTTCTATCGCGGCGATGCCGCCCGGGCGCAAAGCGGCGCGCACCATGGGCTGGGCCTGTCCATCGTGCGCGCCATCGCCGTCATGCATGGCGGCGAAGCCTTCGCCGACAGCCAGGACGGCATCAACACCTTCGGCTTCTCGATGATGCGCCGGCCCGAGACCTGA
- a CDS encoding Bug family tripartite tricarboxylate transporter substrate binding protein translates to MSFTSFARPLAAVVLGLCAAQPAWAAYPERPIKYVLSSGAGSAPDTLMRMVLQEVGQRMGATFVVENRSGAAGLLAMQAIANAEPDGYTVGHGNTQTLGISPSLSPQSATAAQRVDLIVQVGYTANLLSVRPGLPVDSVQSLIDYAKAHPGKLVYASAGNGTSGHVGAELFREMSGIEIVHAPYRSAPAGVNDVMAGHVDMVFDNMAGSLPFAKEGKLKALAVTSARRSPLIPELPTVSEAGVKGFEVTAWSGVIAPKGVPADRIEAINRAVNAVLKEPRIIQGMRDLGYEVAGGTSQSFTDMVLRERAKWAGVIKSSGASID, encoded by the coding sequence ATGTCGTTCACATCGTTTGCCCGCCCGCTGGCGGCCGTCGTCCTGGGGCTGTGCGCGGCCCAGCCTGCCTGGGCCGCCTATCCGGAACGTCCGATCAAGTACGTCCTGAGTTCCGGCGCGGGCTCCGCGCCCGATACCTTGATGCGCATGGTGCTGCAGGAGGTCGGCCAGCGCATGGGCGCCACTTTCGTGGTCGAGAACCGTTCGGGCGCCGCCGGGTTGCTGGCCATGCAGGCCATCGCCAATGCCGAGCCCGACGGCTATACCGTCGGCCACGGCAACACGCAGACGCTGGGCATCAGCCCCAGCCTGTCGCCGCAATCGGCCACGGCCGCCCAGCGCGTGGACCTGATCGTGCAGGTGGGCTACACGGCCAACCTGCTGTCGGTGCGCCCGGGCCTGCCCGTGGATTCGGTCCAGTCCCTCATCGATTACGCGAAAGCCCATCCCGGCAAGCTGGTATACGCCTCGGCGGGCAACGGCACCTCGGGCCACGTGGGCGCGGAACTGTTCCGCGAGATGAGCGGCATCGAGATCGTCCACGCGCCCTACCGCTCGGCGCCGGCCGGCGTGAACGACGTGATGGCGGGCCACGTGGACATGGTGTTCGACAACATGGCGGGCAGCCTGCCGTTCGCCAAGGAGGGCAAGCTGAAGGCGCTGGCCGTGACCAGCGCGCGGCGCTCGCCACTGATTCCCGAGCTGCCCACGGTGTCGGAAGCCGGGGTGAAGGGCTTCGAGGTGACGGCCTGGTCCGGCGTCATCGCCCCCAAGGGCGTGCCGGCCGACCGCATCGAGGCGATCAACCGCGCCGTGAACGCCGTGCTCAAGGAGCCCAGGATCATCCAGGGCATGCGCGACCTGGGCTATGAGGTGGCGGGCGGCACGTCGCAGTCCTTCACCGACATGGTGCTGCGCGAGCGCGCCAAGTGGGCGGGCGTCATCAAGTCGTCGGGCGCCAGCATCGATTGA
- a CDS encoding porin, with protein MKYKIAGLALGTAMISSAHAADASVTLYGLIDLGLSHESVRGPNGFSQSRTGMVDGVNSGSRFGMRGVEELGGGLRALFTLEGGITASNGNSAQGGRLFGRRATLGLQSDEWGTLELGRQTNLASTWIADAVSPFGTSWHTANMGTTFSAANTMRLDNLVLYQTPSFGGFQAGLGYSFNADSTRTNNNGQQTGFATADNNRLLTTALRYSNGPVYLAAAYDRFNPTNAAVGGQSAARIESYMLGGTYNFEVVKLGLAWGQTRDGWFIGQNMGTSPNAGDYQDFGTFTLREGFRVNSTMLGATVPFGATALLASWQRADPNNASLTGDDATMNVYSVGMTHDLSRRTNLYAYTSYGDNYAFNRDASNRNVVAGIRHRF; from the coding sequence ATGAAGTACAAGATTGCAGGCCTTGCATTGGGCACCGCCATGATCTCGAGCGCGCACGCGGCCGACGCCTCGGTCACGCTGTACGGACTGATCGACCTTGGCCTGAGCCATGAATCGGTACGCGGACCTAACGGTTTTTCGCAAAGCCGCACAGGGATGGTCGATGGCGTGAATAGCGGTTCGCGCTTCGGGATGCGCGGCGTGGAAGAGCTGGGCGGTGGCTTGCGCGCCCTCTTCACGCTGGAAGGTGGCATCACCGCCAGCAACGGCAACTCCGCGCAGGGCGGCCGCCTCTTCGGACGCCGAGCCACGCTGGGCCTGCAAAGCGATGAATGGGGCACCCTCGAGCTGGGCCGCCAGACGAACCTCGCCTCGACCTGGATTGCCGACGCGGTCAGCCCCTTCGGCACCTCGTGGCACACGGCGAACATGGGCACGACATTCAGCGCGGCCAACACCATGCGCCTGGACAACCTGGTGCTGTATCAAACCCCGAGCTTCGGCGGGTTCCAGGCCGGCCTGGGCTACTCGTTCAACGCGGACAGCACCCGCACGAACAACAACGGCCAGCAGACGGGCTTCGCCACGGCGGACAACAACCGCCTGCTGACCACGGCGCTGCGCTACAGCAACGGTCCGGTTTATCTGGCCGCGGCCTATGACCGCTTCAATCCCACCAATGCCGCGGTGGGCGGCCAGTCGGCGGCGCGCATCGAGTCGTACATGCTCGGCGGCACGTACAACTTCGAGGTGGTCAAGCTGGGCCTGGCCTGGGGCCAGACGCGCGATGGCTGGTTCATCGGCCAGAACATGGGCACCTCGCCCAACGCGGGCGACTACCAGGACTTCGGCACGTTTACGCTGCGCGAGGGCTTCCGGGTGAATTCCACGATGCTGGGCGCCACCGTGCCTTTCGGCGCGACCGCGCTGCTGGCCTCCTGGCAGCGCGCCGACCCGAACAACGCCAGCCTGACGGGTGACGACGCCACGATGAATGTCTACAGCGTGGGTATGACGCATGACCTGTCGCGCCGCACGAACCTGTATGCCTACACGTCCTATGGCGACAACTACGCCTTCAATCGCGACGCCAGCAACCGCAACGTGGTTGCCGGCATCCGCCACCGGTTCTAG